A region from the Salvelinus sp. IW2-2015 linkage group LG19, ASM291031v2, whole genome shotgun sequence genome encodes:
- the LOC111979679 gene encoding interleukin-5 receptor subunit alpha, protein MGGQGAQGWPGGVVRDVSAVCQGSVGDGVTSLSXTFKVSRPXVCCIYTNKMXTIDIEVLRPPPNITAWVREEGLLVQWGLPPNTTPRCFHYQLQINDLVRSJTEGLTYNETNLDHTQRYDVKMRVRKNSDCRGSEHWSSWSNIITNVCFPPSLVPH, encoded by the exons ATGGGAGGCCAGGGAGCCCAGGGATGGCCTGGCGGTGTGGTTCGAGATGTGTCTGCTGTCTGCCAAGGCAGTGTGGGTGACGGCGTCACCTCTTTGAGTKTGACTTTCAAAGTGTCACGCCCTGYCGTGTGCTGCATCTACACCAATAAAATGMACACCATAGATATTGAAGTACTGCGCCCGCCCCCCAACATCACTGCCTGGGTCAGAGAGGAGGGTCTGCTGGTGCAGTGGGGTCTCCCGCCCAACACCACACCCAGATGCTTCCACTACCAGCTCCAGATCAATGACCTG GTGAGGAGCMTTACAGAGGGACTGACATACAATGAGACCAACCTGGACCACACACAACGGTACGACGTGAAGATGAGGGTGAGGAAGAATAGTGACTGCAGAGGATCTGAACACTGGAGCAGCTGGAGCAACATCATCA cgaACGTCTGTTTCCCCCCATCCCTGGTCCCCCACTGA
- the LOC111979680 gene encoding uncharacterized protein isoform X2, translating into MRNSLHLQELLLSIGYHQFAMGLYLVVLWVCAVVLHSLGRAEKVTQTTETSFSXSTEGLTAGTVTIGLDDQNQEPPPLNPCQDDETEYRERVYQRDSHGVMQLVQSEDYEGNEDYEGNEDYEDTDIDTSNDTTIHPDTTIHPCNLSPSGPPLCLIYPTNQLNCSWKFHGLSNDSQFSASVS; encoded by the exons GTTTGCAATGGGGCTATATCTGGTGGTCCTCTGGGTCTGTGCTGTGGTGCTGCATTCCCTTGGGAGAGCAGAGAAAG TAACTCAAACgactgaaacaagtttctctgKGAGCACAGAAGGGTTGACTGCTGGGACGGTTACTATAGGGCTGGATGACCAGAACCAAGAACCGCCTCCCTTAAACCCCTGTCAGGATGACGAGACGGAATACAGAGAA AGAGTGTACCAGAGGGATTCTCATGGTGTTATGCAGCTGGTTCAGAGCGAGGACTATGAAGGCAACGAGGACTATGAAGGCAACGAGGACTATGAAGACACTGACATTGACACCAGCAATGACACCACCATTCACCCTGACACCACCATTCACCCCTGCAACCTATCACCCA GTGGACCGCCCCTCTGTCTTATCTACCCAACCAATCAACTCAACTGCTCCTGGAAATTCCATGGTCTCTCCAATGACAGCcaattctctgcctctgtctcgtAA
- the LOC111979680 gene encoding uncharacterized protein isoform X3, translating into MGLYLVVLWVCAVVLHSLGRAEKVTQTTETSFSXSTEGLTAGTVTIGLDDQNQEPPPLNPCQDDETEYRERVYQRDSHGVMQLVQSEDYEGNEDYEGNEDYEDTDIDTSNDTTIHPDTTIHPCNLSPSGPPLCLIYPTNQLNCSWKFHGLSNDSQFSASVS; encoded by the exons ATGGGGCTATATCTGGTGGTCCTCTGGGTCTGTGCTGTGGTGCTGCATTCCCTTGGGAGAGCAGAGAAAG TAACTCAAACgactgaaacaagtttctctgKGAGCACAGAAGGGTTGACTGCTGGGACGGTTACTATAGGGCTGGATGACCAGAACCAAGAACCGCCTCCCTTAAACCCCTGTCAGGATGACGAGACGGAATACAGAGAA AGAGTGTACCAGAGGGATTCTCATGGTGTTATGCAGCTGGTTCAGAGCGAGGACTATGAAGGCAACGAGGACTATGAAGGCAACGAGGACTATGAAGACACTGACATTGACACCAGCAATGACACCACCATTCACCCTGACACCACCATTCACCCCTGCAACCTATCACCCA GTGGACCGCCCCTCTGTCTTATCTACCCAACCAATCAACTCAACTGCTCCTGGAAATTCCATGGTCTCTCCAATGACAGCcaattctctgcctctgtctcgtAA